From a single Streptomyces sp. NBC_00377 genomic region:
- a CDS encoding DUF721 domain-containing protein: protein MTAEEPAAKRVPEPSGVDLARVALRAAREQARARGDAAQQKKQARRGGGLRSGARADGRDPMALGAAINRLLTERGWEAPAAVGGVMGRWPEIVGEDVAKHCVPEKYDEDERVLIVRCDSTAWATNLRLLAPTLVARLNEDLGHGAVRQIKVLGPSGPARRYGPLRAPGSTGPGDTYG, encoded by the coding sequence ATGACCGCCGAGGAGCCTGCCGCGAAGCGCGTCCCCGAGCCCTCCGGCGTCGATCTCGCACGGGTGGCGTTGAGGGCCGCCCGGGAGCAGGCACGCGCGCGTGGGGACGCGGCTCAGCAGAAGAAGCAGGCGCGGCGTGGTGGCGGCCTGCGCTCGGGTGCGCGTGCCGACGGCCGCGACCCCATGGCGCTGGGCGCGGCGATAAACCGGCTGCTCACCGAGCGCGGGTGGGAGGCGCCGGCCGCGGTGGGCGGTGTGATGGGCCGCTGGCCCGAGATCGTCGGCGAGGACGTGGCCAAGCACTGTGTGCCGGAGAAGTACGACGAGGACGAGCGGGTGCTGATCGTGCGCTGCGACTCGACGGCCTGGGCGACGAACCTGCGGCTGCTCGCCCCGACCCTGGTCGCGCGTCTCAACGAGGATCTGGGGCACGGTGCCGTGCGGCAGATCAAGGTGCTCGGCCCCAGCGGTCCCGCGCGCCGTTACGGCCCCCTCAGGGCCCCTGGGAGCACCGGTCCCGGTGATACCTACGGGTGA